From the genome of Anopheles moucheti chromosome 3, idAnoMoucSN_F20_07, whole genome shotgun sequence, one region includes:
- the LOC128303804 gene encoding putative protein TPRXL — translation MRVNRNSRRGYKSEPLRTFGDHLLAVRALWRYCAGKKTTRITKMIKFVCVLALLAASGFAFPVEETPKLSRPSPINPEVASDPKPAALKEVVPASSTTESHIQKVPASGVKLSVEVAKKEETTTSSSSSSTPEQSTKNSQKRSVDSDSDVSTTPKQPAFRRNQPTTTTEEPSSTTPSSTTSSPVSVKTPIGTTRSKREVEVTAVPASSTSAATTKRTTTILPPSHTDEEDGPHYVHPVPVDQILKNLNQPEKASSSGSHHHPEHHTTEKPKDEKDSDESSEEVPPKEAATEQKTHQQTHPVIHQQGA, via the exons ATGCGCGTTAACAGAAATTCACGACGGGGTTATAAAAGCGAACCTTTGCGCACATTCGGCGATCACTTACTGGCCGTTCGTGCATTGTGGCGCTATTGTGCTGGAAAGAAAACTACAAGAATAAcgaaaatgattaaattt GTTTGTGTGTTGGCGCTGTTAGCCGCTAGTGGCTTTGCGTTCCCGGTTGAGGAGACCCCTAAACTGTCGCGCCCCTCACCTATTAATCCCGAGGTTGCCAGTGACCCGAAACCAGCCGCACTGAAGGAAGTCGTCCCAGCGTCGTCCACCACCGAGAGCCACATCCAAAAAGTACCCGCGTCCGGCGTGAAGCTGAGCGTTGAGGTGGCGAAAAAGGAGGAAACCAcaacgagcagcagcagcagctctaCCCCGGAGCAGTCAACGAAGAACAGCCAGAAACGATCGGTAGATTCCGATAGTGATGTGTCCACTACTCCGAAGCAGCCCGCCTTCCGTCGCAATCAGCCCACCACTACGACCGAAGAGCCCAGCAGCACCACCCCAAGCAGTACCACGTCCAGCCCCGTCTCGGTGAAAACTCCGATCGGTACGACGCGCTCCAAGCGTGAGGTCGAAGTGACGGCCGTGCCCGCCAGCAGTACAAGTGCCGCGACAACAAAGCGCACGACCACGATCCTTCCCCCGAGCCATACTGACGAGGAGGATGGACCCCATTACGTACATCCGGTGCCGGTGGATCAGATATTGAAAAACCTTAACCAGCCGGAAAAGGCTTCCTCGTCCGGAAGTCATCATCATCCCGAACATCACACAACCGAAAAGCCGAAGGACGAAAAGGATTCGGATGAATCTTCCGAAGAAGTTCCACCGAAAGAGGCAGCAACGGAGCAAAAGACGCATCAACAGACGCACCCGGTAATTCACCAGCAGGGTGCTTAA
- the LOC128302165 gene encoding proteoglycan 4-like, giving the protein MKTSMILLFCAAIVLVAAEDKKGPARHQDDKHESHGQPQQQQHQLKQQQSHDQHHQAPAAPQKHNQQQHAQPAPYKHKREAPKNAAEGQSTTAAPKVSVDPKQPSVLPAVVAEAPKNKRDTVAAQPAARPSTNAPPKAGTNGQQRKPQAPRPTGAKLNRDQPSNTAQSATNAKAPATVNQQSSAPTTANPAKKV; this is encoded by the exons ATGAAGACTTCC ATGATTTTGCTGTTCTGCGCCGCAATCGTTTTGGTTGCAGCCGAAGACAAGAAGGGTCCCGCCCGCCATCAGGACGATAAGCATGAAAGCCATGGTCagccccagcagcagcagcatcagctgAAGCAACAGCAATCTCACGATCAGCACCACCAGGCCCCAGCAGCTCCACAGAAGCataatcagcagcagcacgcaCAGCCGGCCCCGTACAAGCACAAGCGCGAGGCGCCAAAGAATGCCGCTGAAGGACAATCGACCACTGCTGCACCGAAGGTAAGCGTGGACCCGAAACAACCGTCGGTTCTGCCGGCCGTCGTCGCTGAAGCACCGAAAAACAAGCGTGACACCGTAGCTGCCCAACCGGCTGCTCGCCCATCTACGAATGCCCCACCTAAGGCTGGCACTAACGGCCAGCAGAGAAAGCCCCAAGCACCGCGTCCCACCGGTGCCAAGCTGAACCGTGACCAGCCCTCGAACACCGCTCAATCTGCTACCAATGCTAAGGCACCGGCTACCGTGAACCAACAAAGTTCTGCCCCGACCACAGCTAACCCCGCCAAGAAGGTGTAA